A window of Amycolatopsis australiensis contains these coding sequences:
- a CDS encoding class I SAM-dependent methyltransferase, whose product MSQRRADGSAGDADYGAIGGVYTDYRKPDPRIGRYILDALGDARTVLNVGAGAGAYEPEDREVTAVEPSASMRAQRPAGLPPAIDAVAEKLPFPDRAFEGAMSTFSVHQWNDLWAGLREMRRVTRGPIAILTCDPALLRRFWLLDYAPEVIETEARRYPPVDDIADALGGDTSIIGVPIPIDCTDGFNEAYYARPERLLDPGARLSCSAWSFVDDRVHHRFAAELRHDLDDGTWDRRYGRLREQPAFDGSLVLVVSVPAS is encoded by the coding sequence ATGAGCCAGCGACGGGCCGACGGCAGCGCGGGGGACGCCGACTACGGCGCGATCGGCGGGGTCTACACCGACTACCGCAAGCCGGATCCCCGCATCGGCCGCTACATCCTCGACGCGCTGGGCGACGCCCGGACCGTGCTCAACGTCGGCGCGGGCGCCGGCGCGTACGAGCCCGAAGACCGGGAGGTGACGGCGGTCGAGCCGTCGGCCTCGATGCGCGCGCAGCGCCCGGCCGGCCTGCCGCCCGCGATCGACGCGGTGGCCGAAAAGCTGCCGTTCCCGGACCGGGCGTTCGAGGGCGCGATGAGCACGTTCAGCGTCCACCAGTGGAACGACCTGTGGGCCGGGCTGCGGGAGATGCGCCGGGTCACCCGCGGCCCGATCGCCATCCTGACCTGCGACCCGGCGCTGCTGCGGCGCTTCTGGCTGCTCGACTACGCGCCCGAGGTGATCGAGACGGAGGCGCGGCGCTACCCGCCGGTCGACGACATCGCCGACGCGCTCGGCGGCGACACGTCGATCATCGGCGTGCCCATCCCGATCGACTGCACGGACGGCTTCAACGAGGCGTACTACGCCCGCCCGGAGCGCCTGCTCGACCCGGGCGCGCGGCTGTCGTGCTCGGCGTGGAGCTTCGTCGACGACCGCGTGCACCACCGGTTCGCCGCCGAGCTGCGCCACGACCTCGACGACGGCACGTGGGACCGCCGCTACGGACGCCTGCGCGAGCAGCCGGCGTTCGACGGGTCCCTGGTCCTGGTGGTCTCGGTCCCGGCGTCGTGA
- a CDS encoding MarR family winged helix-turn-helix transcriptional regulator, with product MACTSATEQLFDHLVRCETRLYNALGERLKAEHGIVASQFEFLSYVERHPRCRVADIATTFAIGIGATSKGIDRLEARGWVRRVPHPADRRSSLIELTSAGRNLVTAAERTFREQLETLLAPAITEEQAGALVPVFAALRQALEQRNAGLPTG from the coding sequence GTGGCATGTACTTCGGCAACCGAGCAGCTCTTCGACCACCTGGTGCGGTGCGAGACCCGGCTCTACAACGCGCTCGGGGAACGGCTCAAGGCCGAGCACGGCATCGTCGCCTCGCAGTTCGAGTTCCTGAGCTACGTCGAGCGGCACCCGCGGTGCCGGGTCGCCGACATCGCGACCACCTTCGCGATCGGCATCGGCGCGACGAGCAAGGGCATCGACCGCCTGGAAGCCCGCGGCTGGGTGCGGCGGGTGCCCCACCCGGCGGACCGGCGCTCGTCGCTGATCGAACTGACGTCCGCGGGCCGGAACCTGGTCACCGCGGCGGAGCGGACGTTCCGCGAACAGCTGGAGACGCTGCTCGCGCCGGCGATCACCGAGGAGCAGGCCGGTGCGCTCGTGCCGGTGTTCGCCGCGCTTCGCCAGGCGCTGGAGCAGCGGAACGCCGGGCTGCCGACGGGGTGA